A genomic segment from Pseudoxanthomonas sp. CF385 encodes:
- the azu gene encoding azurin: MRRRLLPLFALCALLSVSSAAFARNCAITVEATDMMTFNLKTIRVPGDCAQLRVTLKHVGRMPAQAMGHNWVLTETRHHRDVGLAGGRMKLADDYLPRNDARVIAHTPVIGGGQTTEVVFPTARLRKGGAYTFFCSFPGHWNMMKGTLVFE; encoded by the coding sequence ATGCGCCGACGCCTGCTCCCGCTGTTCGCCCTTTGTGCACTGCTGTCCGTCTCCAGCGCCGCGTTCGCCCGCAACTGCGCGATCACGGTCGAAGCCACGGACATGATGACCTTCAACCTGAAGACCATCCGCGTGCCGGGCGATTGCGCCCAGCTGCGGGTGACGCTGAAGCACGTGGGCCGCATGCCGGCACAGGCGATGGGGCACAACTGGGTGCTGACGGAAACGCGCCACCACCGCGACGTGGGCCTGGCGGGCGGACGCATGAAACTCGCCGACGACTACCTGCCGCGCAACGACGCCCGGGTGATCGCGCACACGCCGGTCATCGGCGGCGGCCAGACCACCGAGGTCGTGTTCCCGACCGCGCGGCTGCGCAAGGGTGGGGCGTACACGTTCTTCTGCTCGTTCCCGGGCCACTGGAACATGATGAAGGGCACGCTGGTCTTCGAATGA
- the phhA gene encoding phenylalanine 4-monooxygenase, with protein MNEPRRVEHQQTDKGYVPVYTTAVIDQPADYPADDHATWGTLYERQRALLVGRACDEFLQAQDAMGMSPDRIPRFDELNEVLAATTGWRLVGVEGLLPELEFFDHLANRRFPVTWWIRRPDQIDYIAEPDLFHDLFGHVPLLMNPVFADYMEAYGKGGVKAHGIGPDALQHLTRLYWYTVEFGLIDTKDGLRIYGAGIVSSKGESLYSLESDAPNRIGFDLERIMRTRYRIDTFQKTYFVIDSFEQLMKATAPDFTPIYARLDAQDAVPAGDVHDGDRVFHRGTGEGWADGGDV; from the coding sequence ATGAACGAGCCGCGCCGCGTCGAGCACCAGCAGACCGACAAGGGCTACGTGCCGGTCTACACCACCGCCGTAATCGACCAGCCGGCCGATTACCCGGCGGACGACCACGCCACCTGGGGCACCCTGTACGAACGCCAGCGCGCCCTGCTCGTGGGCCGCGCCTGCGACGAATTCCTGCAGGCGCAGGACGCCATGGGCATGAGCCCGGATCGCATCCCCCGGTTCGACGAACTGAACGAGGTGCTGGCCGCCACGACCGGCTGGCGCCTGGTCGGCGTGGAAGGCCTGCTGCCGGAGCTGGAGTTCTTCGATCATCTGGCCAACCGCCGCTTCCCGGTGACCTGGTGGATCCGCCGTCCGGACCAGATCGATTACATCGCCGAACCGGACCTCTTCCACGACCTGTTCGGCCACGTGCCGCTGCTGATGAACCCGGTGTTCGCCGACTACATGGAGGCGTACGGCAAGGGCGGCGTGAAGGCGCACGGGATCGGCCCGGACGCGCTGCAGCACCTGACCCGCCTGTACTGGTACACGGTGGAGTTCGGCCTGATCGACACGAAGGACGGCCTGCGCATCTACGGCGCCGGCATCGTGTCCTCGAAGGGCGAGTCGCTGTATTCGCTGGAATCGGATGCGCCCAACCGGATCGGCTTCGACCTGGAGCGGATCATGCGCACGCGCTACCGCATCGACACGTTCCAGAAGACCTACTTCGTCATCGACAGCTTCGAGCAGTTGATGAAGGCCACTGCGCCGGACTTCACCCCGATCTATGCGCGGCTGGATGCGCAGGACGCGGTTCCGGCCGGCGACGTGCACGACGGCGACCGCGTGTTCCACCGCGGCACGGGCGAAGGTTGGGCGGACGGCGGGGACGTCTGA
- a CDS encoding Lrp/AsnC family transcriptional regulator translates to MTEAIALDRTDLRLLALLQREGRATNADIAAQVNLSPSACLRRIQRLEATGVIAGYAARVDPKAVGLGLQAFVRVQLERHDPASVQQFGDRVQAWDEVIACYALTGDMDYLLHVVVQDLEHFSRFLLDNLLNASGVADVNSSFVLRAVKTDGGLPLPKA, encoded by the coding sequence ATGACCGAAGCCATCGCCCTCGACCGCACCGACCTGCGCCTGCTGGCCTTGCTGCAGCGCGAAGGCCGGGCCACCAACGCCGACATCGCCGCGCAGGTGAACCTGTCGCCGTCGGCCTGCCTGCGCCGCATCCAGCGGCTGGAGGCGACCGGCGTGATCGCCGGCTACGCCGCGCGGGTCGATCCCAAGGCGGTGGGCCTGGGCCTGCAGGCCTTCGTGCGCGTGCAGTTGGAGCGGCACGACCCGGCCAGCGTCCAGCAGTTCGGCGACCGCGTGCAGGCCTGGGACGAAGTGATCGCCTGCTATGCCCTGACCGGCGACATGGACTACCTGCTGCACGTCGTGGTGCAGGACCTGGAGCACTTCTCCCGCTTCCTGCTCGACAACCTGCTCAATGCCAGCGGCGTGGCGGACGTGAACTCCAGCTTCGTGTTGCGCGCGGTCAAGACCGACGGCGGCCTGCCGCTGCCGAAAGCCTGA
- a CDS encoding putative quinol monooxygenase yields MYGLIGKMRATPGQRDALLAILLEGTEDMPGCLSYIIAQDPADADAIWITEVWTDAASHKASLSLPSVQQAIAKARPLIAGFDRHIETVPVGGQGLPSAG; encoded by the coding sequence ATGTACGGACTGATCGGCAAGATGCGCGCCACCCCGGGCCAGCGCGACGCGCTACTGGCGATCCTGCTGGAAGGCACGGAGGACATGCCCGGCTGCCTGAGCTACATCATCGCGCAGGATCCGGCCGATGCCGACGCGATCTGGATCACCGAAGTCTGGACCGATGCGGCGAGCCACAAGGCGTCGTTGTCGCTGCCGTCGGTGCAGCAGGCGATCGCGAAAGCACGACCGCTGATCGCAGGCTTCGACCGCCACATCGAAACGGTGCCGGTGGGCGGGCAGGGGTTGCCATCGGCGGGGTGA
- a CDS encoding N-methyl-D-aspartate receptor NMDAR2C subunit — MDLFTPSWQRAWTGIGAVGEGAALFAQLMVAYAEPQRHYHTQQHLGECLSAFDGARALAEHPDEVELALWFHDAIYDIKGHDNEQRSADWARDALLAAGVPGESAQHVHDLVMATRHTAVPVGRDEQLLVDIDLSILGAERARFDEYEQQIRQEYAYVPGFLFRRKRREILKGFLDRPAIYSTPQFHDVLEARARDNLRRVTG; from the coding sequence ATGGACCTTTTCACCCCCTCCTGGCAACGCGCATGGACCGGCATCGGCGCGGTGGGCGAGGGCGCCGCGTTGTTCGCGCAGTTGATGGTGGCGTACGCGGAGCCGCAGCGCCATTACCACACGCAGCAACACCTCGGTGAATGCCTGTCGGCGTTCGACGGCGCGCGCGCGCTGGCCGAGCATCCGGACGAAGTCGAACTCGCGTTGTGGTTCCACGACGCGATCTACGACATCAAGGGCCATGACAACGAGCAGCGCAGCGCCGATTGGGCGCGCGATGCGTTGCTTGCAGCCGGTGTTCCGGGCGAGTCCGCGCAGCATGTGCACGACCTGGTGATGGCGACGCGGCATACCGCGGTGCCCGTGGGCCGCGACGAACAGCTGTTGGTCGACATCGACCTGTCCATCCTTGGCGCGGAACGCGCGCGGTTCGACGAGTACGAGCAGCAGATCCGCCAGGAGTACGCGTACGTGCCGGGCTTCCTGTTCCGGCGTAAGCGGCGCGAGATATTGAAGGGCTTCCTGGACCGGCCGGCAATCTACAGCACGCCGCAGTTCCACGACGTGCTGGAGGCGCGGGCGCGGGACAACCTGCGTCGCGTGACCGGCTGA